DNA sequence from the Fuscovulum ytuae genome:
CCCGCGGAAACCCATCGCGACAACGAATTTCTCGGAACTGTCCGACCGGCTGGCAGGCGGCTTCACATTCGCCACCTTGCGGAAATTCCGCTTCAGCATCGCCTGCATCTCATTCTCCGCCCCTCCGGCCAGAACCTTGGCCACGAAGGTGCCCCCGTCCTCCAGCACATCGAAGGCAAAGGCCAGCGCAGCCTCGACCAAGGCCACGATGCGCAAATGGTCCGTCGCCTTATGCCCCGAGGCCGCCGCGGCCATGTCGCTCATCACCACATCGGCGCGACCACCAAGCCAGCCCTTGACCTTGTCATCCGCGTCATCCGACAGGAAATCCAACTGGTGCAGCTCTGCCCCCGGGATCGGCTCCACCTCTTGCAAGTCGACGCCCAGC
Encoded proteins:
- a CDS encoding RlmE family RNA methyltransferase, with the protein product MTTGKNTSGRGQRELRVRVKTAKGRKLSSTLWLERQLNDPYVQRAKKEGYRGRAAFKILELDDKYGFLKPGARVVDLGCAPGGWCQVAVVRVNALGQNPKKPVGTVLGVDLQEVEPIPGAELHQLDFLSDDADDKVKGWLGGRADVVMSDMAAAASGHKATDHLRIVALVEAALAFAFDVLEDGGTFVAKVLAGGAENEMQAMLKRNFRKVANVKPPASRSDSSEKFVVAMGFRGRESDPSSSEA